The Mycolicibacterium smegmatis genome has a window encoding:
- a CDS encoding glutamine synthetase family protein, with protein sequence MVNAASPRTTTNGFVNTATDPFSAVVVATPDLAGRLLGRRHSWPHYQASASKAVNTCEVVFGWGLGHELLDGFSGVGWDHGYGDLRFVTDPDTLRPMGWQDGVGIAFADVVTGDGTPFFASPRNILRKQIERAHSAGYQPLVTSELEFFALQHTSETLAQQGFTGLKPIRETLQPELACAISTDETIMAELFGALQRTGIEVETAKTEYCPGQYEVTLVPTDPMRMADQHALYKMATRQIFRRHGMSATFMAKVDDHWAGSSSHLHISLTDENGSNLFATDENLLRHFGAGLQAFARDFFLLWAPYPNSYKRFRDGTFAPTALTWGDDNRTVALRVTGHGSARHLENRIPGADINPYLGYAALLAAGLEGIERGLLPADEVGQRNAYTEKIGRPLPESLGEALDAFYDSPVTRQTLGEAAVEHITTFLSSELRASQLAVTDWDRRRLFDL encoded by the coding sequence ATGGTGAACGCTGCCTCGCCCCGCACCACGACGAACGGCTTCGTCAACACAGCGACCGACCCGTTCAGCGCGGTCGTCGTCGCAACACCCGATCTGGCCGGACGCCTGTTGGGAAGGCGACACAGTTGGCCCCACTACCAGGCGTCCGCGTCGAAGGCCGTAAATACCTGCGAAGTGGTGTTCGGTTGGGGACTCGGCCATGAACTTCTCGACGGGTTCAGCGGCGTGGGATGGGATCACGGTTACGGCGACCTGCGCTTCGTCACCGACCCCGACACTCTTCGCCCGATGGGTTGGCAGGACGGTGTCGGCATCGCGTTCGCCGATGTCGTGACCGGTGACGGCACACCGTTTTTCGCGTCACCTCGCAACATCCTGCGCAAACAGATCGAGCGTGCGCACAGTGCGGGTTACCAACCTCTGGTTACCTCGGAGCTCGAGTTCTTCGCGCTCCAGCACACCTCGGAAACACTTGCCCAACAGGGCTTCACCGGTCTCAAACCGATCCGCGAAACCTTACAACCCGAGCTGGCCTGCGCCATCAGCACCGACGAGACGATCATGGCGGAGTTGTTCGGCGCGTTGCAGCGCACCGGCATCGAGGTCGAGACCGCCAAGACCGAATACTGTCCAGGCCAGTATGAGGTGACCCTGGTCCCCACCGATCCGATGCGGATGGCCGATCAGCATGCGCTCTACAAGATGGCCACCCGCCAAATTTTCCGCCGCCACGGAATGAGCGCAACGTTCATGGCCAAAGTCGATGACCACTGGGCCGGATCGAGCTCGCACCTGCACATCTCGCTGACCGATGAGAACGGCAGCAATCTGTTCGCCACAGATGAGAACCTGTTACGCCATTTCGGCGCCGGACTGCAGGCTTTCGCACGTGATTTCTTCCTGCTTTGGGCGCCATACCCGAACTCATACAAGCGTTTTCGCGATGGCACGTTCGCCCCGACTGCGCTCACCTGGGGTGATGACAACCGCACGGTGGCGCTGCGCGTCACCGGCCACGGCTCGGCCCGCCACTTAGAGAACCGCATCCCGGGCGCCGACATCAATCCCTATCTGGGATATGCCGCACTGTTGGCGGCCGGACTCGAAGGCATCGAACGCGGCCTCCTTCCCGCCGACGAAGTGGGGCAGCGGAACGCCTACACCGAGAAGATCGGTCGGCCGCTGCCCGAGTCACTCGGTGAAGCGCTCGACGCTTTCTACGACAGCCCGGTTACTCGGCAGACCCTCGGCGAGGCGGCCGTCGAACACATCACTACGTTCTTGTCCAGCGAACTGCGCGCCAGTCAGCTTGCGGTCACCGACTGGGATCGGCGGCGACTTTTCGACCTTTGA
- a CDS encoding FadR/GntR family transcriptional regulator has translation MSRNTAAEGASNVVNDVVFRPVRGGNIVEETVDRLVGAITLGVIPFGGQLPVERDLSQKLGVSRTTLRQAIRTLEERGVVEVRLGRGGGTFVRHRSTLPPAEEARARVVAMGDDLDDTLDYRQVLEPAAAELAARRRKPGAGEWLESLLSDTRPPTLAEYRINDARFHLAIAELAGVPSLTAAVADVEVRIAAPLALLPPWDDALERSDREHHALAYAIGRGNADEARQIMTEHLSCTAHLLRDLRLPSPS, from the coding sequence GTGTCACGCAACACTGCTGCAGAGGGCGCATCAAACGTGGTCAACGACGTAGTTTTCCGTCCGGTACGGGGCGGGAACATCGTCGAGGAGACGGTCGATCGACTGGTGGGCGCCATCACACTTGGTGTGATTCCGTTCGGGGGTCAGCTCCCCGTCGAACGAGACCTGTCCCAAAAACTGGGAGTCAGCAGAACGACCCTGCGCCAGGCGATCCGCACTCTGGAAGAGCGCGGTGTCGTCGAGGTCCGCCTGGGCCGGGGCGGTGGCACGTTTGTCCGGCACCGTTCGACGCTGCCGCCGGCTGAAGAAGCCCGGGCACGCGTCGTCGCCATGGGCGATGATCTCGATGACACGTTGGATTACCGACAGGTGCTCGAACCTGCCGCCGCCGAACTGGCTGCCCGCCGGCGTAAGCCAGGAGCGGGTGAGTGGCTGGAGAGCCTTCTGAGCGACACCCGGCCGCCGACGCTCGCCGAGTACCGCATCAACGACGCCCGGTTTCATCTCGCCATCGCAGAACTTGCCGGGGTGCCTTCGTTGACCGCCGCCGTGGCCGACGTCGAGGTGAGGATTGCCGCACCGCTGGCGCTTCTGCCGCCGTGGGATGACGCTTTGGAGCGGTCCGACCGAGAACATCACGCACTGGCCTACGCGATCGGCCGGGGGAACGCCGATGAGGCACGCCAGATCATGACCGAGCACCTGTCCTGCACTGCCCATCTGTTGAGGGACCTGAGGCTGCCGTCGCCATCCTGA
- a CDS encoding APC family permease, which yields MSEDVSEIHRSARENRLKPNALGLTSVVFMVVATAAPITAITSNMPIMVGLGTGVGTPAGFLLATVTLSIFSVGFVAIARHVTSAGAFYGFISRGLGRIVGLGSGLLTTASYMMFEVTLVALFGVFTKETMAAELGVDLPWWVYTFTLIAVIAVLTYFEIELTAKVLGIALAAEVLILAAIALAVLANGGGPEGISAAPLSPAEAFAGPSVGLGLFFAFWCWMGFESTALYGEESKNPRRTVPVATFIVVIGVGLFYAFVSWMIMSGNGIEQTAALAASDSPFETVFAPTREFLGEWAVLIFRWLLLTGTFACAMAFHNCASRYLYALGRERILPGVLGRTHPRYGSPWVASIVQSAFVVIVTLCYWSSGLDPYVGQYTLSALLGTMGIIVVQALCSLAVTAYFWRNPDKRPHFLVWVVAPILGALAMIGAVLLLVLNMDAAAGGPAASTLLFRLIPWIVGAVFIAGCVLAVWLRKSAPQRYELIGHLDVVAPGGVENGPEGTKSFPAAMN from the coding sequence ATGTCCGAAGACGTCAGTGAAATACACCGGAGCGCAAGGGAAAATCGCCTGAAACCGAATGCGCTGGGGCTGACGAGCGTGGTGTTCATGGTTGTTGCCACCGCTGCGCCGATCACCGCGATCACCAGCAACATGCCGATCATGGTGGGTCTCGGCACGGGTGTCGGTACGCCTGCGGGCTTCCTGTTGGCAACGGTCACCCTGTCGATTTTCTCGGTCGGATTCGTGGCAATCGCACGACATGTCACCAGTGCCGGGGCCTTCTACGGGTTCATATCGCGTGGGCTCGGCCGCATCGTCGGCCTTGGGTCGGGATTGCTGACCACGGCGTCCTACATGATGTTCGAGGTCACTTTGGTCGCACTATTCGGTGTTTTCACCAAGGAGACCATGGCCGCCGAACTGGGTGTGGATTTGCCGTGGTGGGTATACACCTTCACGCTCATCGCGGTCATCGCCGTGCTCACATACTTCGAAATTGAGCTCACGGCAAAGGTTCTCGGCATAGCACTGGCAGCAGAAGTGCTCATCCTGGCCGCCATTGCGCTGGCGGTGCTGGCCAACGGTGGCGGGCCCGAAGGCATCTCCGCAGCACCCCTGAGCCCGGCCGAGGCGTTCGCCGGCCCCTCGGTGGGCCTGGGCCTGTTCTTCGCGTTCTGGTGCTGGATGGGCTTCGAATCCACCGCCCTGTACGGTGAGGAATCGAAGAATCCTCGGCGTACCGTCCCCGTTGCGACCTTCATCGTGGTCATCGGCGTCGGTTTGTTCTACGCCTTTGTGAGCTGGATGATCATGTCGGGCAACGGCATCGAGCAAACCGCTGCCCTCGCGGCGTCGGACAGCCCGTTCGAGACGGTATTCGCGCCGACCCGTGAATTCCTCGGCGAGTGGGCCGTGCTGATCTTCCGCTGGCTCCTGCTGACCGGAACATTCGCCTGCGCAATGGCATTCCACAACTGCGCGTCCCGGTACCTGTATGCGCTCGGGCGCGAGCGCATCCTGCCGGGTGTGCTGGGTCGTACACATCCGCGCTATGGGTCACCGTGGGTGGCGTCGATCGTCCAGTCGGCATTTGTGGTGATCGTCACCCTGTGCTACTGGTCCAGCGGACTGGATCCGTACGTCGGTCAGTACACGCTTTCGGCATTGTTGGGCACCATGGGAATCATTGTGGTCCAGGCACTCTGCTCGCTGGCGGTCACGGCGTACTTCTGGCGTAATCCCGATAAGCGACCGCATTTCCTCGTCTGGGTCGTGGCGCCCATCCTCGGTGCGTTGGCGATGATCGGCGCTGTGTTGCTGCTCGTGCTCAACATGGACGCAGCCGCCGGCGGGCCCGCAGCATCGACGCTGCTGTTCCGGCTGATCCCCTGGATTGTCGGTGCCGTGTTCATCGCGGGTTGCGTGTTGGCAGTGTGGCTGCGCAAATCGGCTCCCCAGCGGTATGAGCTCATCGGCCACCTCGATGTCGTCGCTCCAGGTGGTGTCGAGAACGGCCCGGAGGGAACGAAGTCGTTTCCCGCGGCGATGAACTGA
- a CDS encoding gamma-glutamyl-gamma-aminobutyrate hydrolase family protein has protein sequence MPALFTPETYVSAVDRAGGEPLLLPTALGHARSAVLALVDGLLVVGGADIAAENYGERTQPETDPRPVRDRGELEALDYALGNDLPVLGVCRGMQLINVHAGGSLIQHLPTQVGHHEHLRTPGEFGSHPVRVDQASRISTVVGPGPVVTTYHHQGIGRLGSGLKAVAWADDGVIEAVESTTHSYVIGVQWHAERDDGTPLIEAFVEQCARRKAKWP, from the coding sequence ATGCCGGCTTTGTTCACCCCGGAGACGTACGTCTCGGCGGTGGATCGTGCCGGAGGCGAACCGCTCCTGCTGCCCACAGCTCTCGGTCACGCACGGTCGGCGGTGTTGGCACTCGTCGACGGCCTTCTGGTCGTCGGCGGTGCCGATATCGCCGCGGAAAATTACGGCGAGCGCACGCAGCCGGAAACGGATCCTCGGCCGGTGCGCGACCGTGGTGAGCTGGAAGCGCTCGACTATGCGCTGGGCAACGATCTGCCGGTGCTCGGGGTCTGCCGAGGCATGCAACTGATCAACGTGCACGCGGGCGGTTCCCTGATCCAACATCTACCGACACAGGTCGGGCATCACGAACACCTCCGGACTCCAGGAGAATTCGGAAGTCACCCGGTGCGGGTCGACCAGGCAAGCAGGATCTCCACGGTCGTCGGCCCGGGACCTGTGGTGACCACATACCACCACCAGGGCATCGGGCGGCTTGGTAGCGGATTGAAAGCGGTCGCCTGGGCCGACGACGGCGTGATCGAGGCAGTCGAATCCACCACCCATTCCTACGTAATCGGCGTGCAGTGGCACGCCGAGCGGGACGACGGAACGCCGCTGATCGAGGCGTTCGTCGAACAATGCGCGCGAAGAAAGGCGAAATGGCCATGA
- a CDS encoding carbon-nitrogen hydrolase family protein, with translation MNGELRIAIAQKAPVFLNRAATTELVLSTIAEAAAAGARLVVFPETFLPGYPMWVCRTDGAVFDDADQKAAHAYYLDQAVEADGPELRSIAQCARDHGVLVYLGIAERGHAAARGTVFCSLATIEPERGHVTIHRKLLATYDERLVWGHGDGYGLRCHNLDGVNLGGLICWENWMPQARHALYADGEDVHISVWPGNKSLTKDISRFIALEGRVWSVAAAAVLTSEHIPADFPLAEQLAARGPETYFDGGSAVVSPTGEFVVEPVVGEERLIIADLSSAAVREERLLFDATGHYARPDVFTCTVDRRRRDPVQFVDGQGVSR, from the coding sequence ATGAACGGCGAGCTCCGAATCGCCATCGCACAGAAAGCACCGGTGTTTCTCAACCGGGCGGCCACGACAGAGTTGGTCTTGAGCACAATCGCGGAGGCGGCCGCCGCGGGGGCCCGCTTGGTGGTCTTCCCGGAGACCTTCCTTCCCGGGTACCCGATGTGGGTGTGCCGCACAGACGGTGCAGTGTTCGACGACGCGGACCAGAAAGCGGCGCACGCCTACTATCTGGACCAGGCAGTCGAGGCCGACGGACCGGAACTACGCTCGATCGCGCAGTGCGCGCGTGACCACGGGGTGCTCGTCTATCTCGGTATCGCCGAACGTGGGCACGCGGCCGCGCGAGGGACCGTGTTCTGTTCGCTGGCCACGATCGAACCCGAACGCGGGCACGTCACCATCCATCGGAAGCTTTTGGCAACCTACGACGAACGGTTGGTCTGGGGACACGGAGACGGGTATGGGTTGCGCTGCCACAACCTCGACGGCGTGAACCTCGGAGGGTTGATCTGCTGGGAGAACTGGATGCCGCAGGCGCGCCATGCGTTGTACGCCGACGGTGAGGATGTGCACATCAGTGTGTGGCCCGGCAACAAGAGCCTGACCAAGGACATCTCGCGATTCATCGCGCTCGAAGGGCGGGTGTGGTCCGTGGCGGCGGCGGCGGTGCTGACGAGTGAGCACATCCCAGCCGATTTCCCGTTGGCCGAGCAACTTGCGGCCCGCGGGCCTGAAACCTACTTCGACGGTGGATCTGCCGTCGTATCACCGACCGGCGAGTTCGTCGTCGAACCCGTTGTGGGCGAGGAACGTCTGATCATTGCGGATCTGAGTTCCGCAGCCGTCCGTGAAGAGCGATTGCTGTTCGACGCGACCGGTCACTATGCGCGACCGGACGTCTTTACCTGCACGGTCGATCGCCGCCGCAGAGATCCGGTGCAGTTCGTTGACGGTCAGGGCGTGTCCCGTTGA
- a CDS encoding CobW family GTP-binding protein, with the protein MRTTGSVPVLALAGYLGAGKTTLLNHLLRNSRGVRIGALVNDFGAVNIDAMLVAGQVDAMAGLTNGCICCAVDADEAGEMLGKLAAVKPRLDLIVVEASGLAEPAALARTIAMADDTRYHYAGLVLVVDAVESTRAELGNNVQVADLVVVNKADQVSDAELEAVRAKITALNDRVPVLPTEFGRVDPELLIDPPQQVPRVAQLSLDELLWETYDHDHHEHATFQSVAFTSDVPLDPRRFMDLLKNRPAGMYRAKGFVDFGDAGEGRKFVLQLVGGSLRFERRRWDRGEARRTSLVLIGTDIDEAAALSALQGCATAEPADKQAILGVLRYTD; encoded by the coding sequence GTGAGGACAACCGGATCTGTACCCGTGCTGGCCCTCGCTGGATACCTGGGGGCGGGCAAGACCACGCTGCTCAACCATCTGCTGCGCAACAGTCGCGGCGTGCGCATCGGTGCCCTGGTGAACGACTTCGGCGCGGTGAACATCGACGCCATGTTGGTGGCCGGTCAGGTCGACGCGATGGCCGGGCTGACCAACGGGTGTATCTGCTGTGCCGTGGACGCCGACGAGGCAGGGGAGATGCTCGGCAAGCTCGCGGCCGTGAAGCCGCGTCTGGACCTCATCGTCGTGGAGGCCAGCGGGCTCGCCGAGCCTGCCGCGCTCGCGCGCACCATCGCCATGGCCGACGACACGCGCTACCACTACGCGGGGCTGGTGCTCGTGGTCGACGCCGTCGAATCCACCCGTGCCGAACTGGGCAACAACGTCCAGGTGGCCGACCTCGTCGTGGTCAACAAAGCCGATCAGGTCAGCGACGCCGAACTGGAGGCCGTCCGCGCCAAGATCACCGCCCTCAACGATCGAGTCCCGGTGCTGCCCACCGAATTCGGACGCGTCGACCCTGAGCTGCTCATCGACCCGCCGCAGCAGGTGCCCAGGGTCGCGCAGCTGAGTCTCGACGAACTGCTCTGGGAGACATACGATCACGACCATCACGAGCACGCGACGTTCCAGAGCGTCGCATTCACGTCCGATGTGCCGCTCGATCCGCGGCGGTTCATGGACTTGCTCAAGAACCGCCCGGCCGGGATGTACCGCGCCAAGGGTTTTGTCGACTTCGGCGATGCCGGCGAGGGCCGCAAGTTCGTCCTGCAACTCGTCGGTGGATCGCTGCGGTTCGAGCGCCGGCGCTGGGACCGCGGCGAGGCCCGCCGGACATCCCTCGTGCTGATCGGCACGGACATCGACGAGGCGGCCGCATTGTCTGCTCTGCAGGGGTGCGCGACCGCTGAACCCGCCGACAAGCAGGCCATCCTCGGCGTCCTGCGTTACACCGACTGA
- the fdxA gene encoding ferredoxin, which translates to MTYVIGRPCVDVKDRACVDECPVDCIYEGARMLYIRPDECVDCGACEPVCPVEAIYYEDDLPEDLQPYQEENAKFFTDVLPGRAQPLGSPGGAAKLGVVDADTPMVAQLPPQGD; encoded by the coding sequence ATGACATACGTGATCGGCCGGCCGTGCGTGGACGTCAAAGACCGCGCATGCGTGGATGAGTGCCCGGTCGACTGCATCTACGAGGGCGCGCGGATGCTCTACATCCGCCCCGACGAATGTGTCGACTGTGGCGCGTGTGAACCCGTGTGCCCGGTGGAGGCGATCTACTACGAGGACGACCTGCCCGAGGATCTGCAGCCGTACCAGGAGGAGAACGCGAAGTTCTTCACCGATGTCCTGCCCGGGCGTGCCCAACCGCTCGGATCACCGGGCGGTGCCGCGAAACTCGGTGTCGTGGACGCCGATACGCCCATGGTGGCGCAGTTGCCGCCGCAGGGGGACTGA
- a CDS encoding helix-turn-helix transcriptional regulator yields the protein MDTDTSSPPRGRRDAILQVLRASPQPRAIAGIADELGVHPNTVRFHLEALARAGRVEQVVGEAVGRGRPPVLYRASRRMDPSGPTNYRLLASILTGYVARDPDAAAVAADLGRSTSPGLVTTAPHGPSTRTQAVTELVDLLAELGFEPEPADGRRAREIRLRHCPFQNLAEEHGEVTCALHLGLMQGALRDLQAPVTVDRLEPFVEPDLCVAHLAPR from the coding sequence ATGGACACCGACACCAGCTCGCCACCTCGAGGCCGCCGCGATGCGATCCTGCAGGTGCTGCGCGCCTCCCCGCAGCCGCGCGCCATCGCCGGCATCGCCGACGAACTCGGCGTGCACCCCAACACGGTCCGATTCCACCTCGAGGCGCTGGCCCGGGCCGGGCGCGTCGAGCAGGTGGTCGGTGAGGCCGTCGGCCGGGGCCGACCTCCGGTCCTGTACCGCGCGAGCCGCCGGATGGACCCGTCCGGACCCACCAACTACCGCCTCCTGGCGAGCATTCTGACGGGCTACGTCGCGCGTGACCCGGATGCCGCCGCTGTCGCCGCGGATCTGGGCCGGTCGACGAGTCCCGGGCTGGTCACCACCGCACCGCACGGTCCGTCGACCAGAACGCAGGCCGTCACCGAACTGGTGGATCTGCTGGCGGAGCTGGGTTTCGAACCCGAACCCGCAGATGGCCGGCGCGCGCGCGAGATCCGACTGCGTCACTGCCCGTTCCAGAATCTCGCCGAGGAACACGGTGAGGTGACCTGCGCGCTACACCTCGGTCTCATGCAGGGCGCACTACGGGACCTGCAGGCGCCGGTCACCGTGGATCGCCTGGAACCCTTTGTCGAACCTGATCTCTGCGTCGCGCATCTGGCACCGCGATGA
- a CDS encoding Rv1733c family protein: MDTFTLGMPRWPFLLRLWGRHPLVRPADRVEAFAVVLTVVVMLVTAPIAAAIGTTVYDTRRTMYAEQADTRRTVAATVIDDDAAQAVLRTNTALMPARWSVAGVEHTGTVEVASTAKTGDVVQIWVDDRGERTSTPTPIGLAAVEAVTGALVLWLVVGCIQGGLLMATRALCDRVRSAAWQRELDHLAGTDGFHYPTP, translated from the coding sequence ATGGACACGTTCACGCTCGGTATGCCCCGGTGGCCGTTCCTGTTGCGGTTGTGGGGCCGTCACCCGCTGGTGCGCCCCGCCGATCGGGTCGAGGCATTCGCTGTCGTGCTGACCGTCGTCGTGATGCTGGTGACCGCGCCGATCGCCGCGGCGATCGGGACCACCGTCTACGACACCCGCCGCACGATGTACGCCGAGCAGGCGGACACACGCCGAACCGTCGCCGCCACCGTCATCGATGACGATGCCGCACAGGCGGTTCTGCGAACCAACACTGCCCTGATGCCGGCACGATGGTCCGTTGCGGGCGTCGAGCACACCGGGACCGTGGAGGTCGCGTCGACAGCGAAAACCGGTGATGTCGTGCAGATCTGGGTCGACGACCGCGGGGAGCGGACCTCAACGCCGACACCGATCGGCCTCGCTGCCGTGGAAGCGGTGACCGGCGCACTGGTCCTGTGGCTTGTCGTCGGCTGCATCCAGGGCGGTCTGCTCATGGCGACACGAGCCTTGTGCGACCGGGTCCGCTCGGCTGCCTGGCAGCGCGAACTCGACCACCTCGCCGGTACCGACGGGTTTCACTACCCGACCCCATAG